The sequence TTCCATCCGTAACGGATTCAATTAAGTTAAGGCAACGGAGAAATGTCGATTTACCTGATCCAGAAGGTCCGATGACAACAACAACTTCCTGTTGATCAATGTCAACACTGATATCCTTTAATACTTCTAAATCACCAAAGGATTTTTTTAAGTTTCTAACCGAAATCATTTCACATCAAACCTTCTTTCTATATAGTTTAATAAATACGTAAGACCAAGTGTTAAAATTAAATAAAGCAGTGCTACCATTAAGTAAGGCTCCCACACTCTTAAATATTGTCCAGATGCGGCTCTTCCCCAATACAGAATTTCTTGAGCTGCAATCATAGCACCTAAAGAAGAGTCCTTTAATAAGACAATAAATTCATTTCCTAATGGCGGAATAGAGCGTTTGAATGCTTGTGGCAGCAGAACATGACGCATTACTTGAAATTTATTCATTCCTAATGAATGCGCAGCTTCCGCTTGTCCTTTATCAATGGACTGTAACCCTGCTCGGAAAATTTCTGCCACATAAGCAGATGAGTTTAGTGACAACGTTACAATCACCGAAATAACAGGTGTTGTTTCCCCAATAACTGTTGGTAAAACAGCATAATGAAATAAAAACAATTGCACTAATAATGGCGTACCCCTTAAAAAGTTAATGTACCAGACAAATGGTAATCGTACGATCCAGACAGAGGACATCTTTCCTAACGCTATAAAAAAACCGAGAATACAACCCATTAAAACACCAATTACAGACATTAGGATAGTAAGCCCCATACCTTTCATGAAGAAGGGGAAGTATTCTACGATGATATCAAACCTGAAATCCATGTTGTGATCTCCTTTCTATCTTTACTTTGCTTTTGTTTCCCTTTTTTATACTTGCATAAACCAAACAAAACGAAAAGCGCAACGGGTCCGCTACGCTTTTCGTAGGATCTGAAATTATTGTTCTAACGCAGCAGTGTCTGGTTCAACTCCGAACCACTCTTTATAAATCTCAGCATATGTTCCATTTTCAATAAGCGTTTGAAGCGCTGCATCAATATCTTCTTTAATGTCACTGCCTTTCGGGAACATAATGCCGTAGTACTCAGATTCAAACGTGTCTGGATCTGAAATCATTTCAACGTCAGCTTCCGGGTTATTTGCTACATATTCGTCCGCAACAACGTTATCTGTTACAACTGCATCGACATCTCCTGATTGCAGAGAGGTTAATGCAAGTGTATTGGAATCATATTTGGAAATATTGTCAGCGTTTTTGCCAAGAATCTTTTCCACTGCTTCTGCACCAGTCGTTCCTGATTGTACACCGACTTTCAAATCTTTTATGTCTTGTCCACTTGTAATATTTTCACCTGATCGGAAAATGATTTTATGTGTTGATTCAAAATATGGAGATGAGAAATCATAGGATTGTTTACGCTCTTCGTTCACCGTCACACCGGCAATCGCAAGGTCAGCATCTCCTTGTTCAACTGATAGTAACATCGCGTCCCAGCCAACATTCTCAAGCTCATAATTATAGCCTGCTTCTTCCATAACAGCGGCAAGTAAATCAATGTCGAAACCAACCACTTCACCTTTATCTAAATAAGTAAATGGCATAAATCCTGCCTCTGTCACTACTTTTAAGGTTGGCTTATCACTTCCGTTATTTTGATCTGCACTATCGTCAGTACCGCACGCCACTAAAACAGCGAGTAACAAAACGGCAAAACCTTTTATCCATCTATTCATAAATATTCACTCCAGTTATTATTTATACATTTCATAACGAATATCATAAAGTAATTCATTCTTAAAATCAATAGGTTTTTGCAAAGTTTGTTTATTTTAACAATTCTGAATTTTTGCATAATTATTACATTGGCAGAAGGGGAGCGATATTATTTTGCCCCCCCTTTCTGGTTATACTAAAATCGTCAATAGTAGTGGCAAAGTGATCAGACTCAACAGTGTGGTAATGAGCGTTACGCTCGAAACAAAGCCAGGTCTTGAACCAAATTGCAAAGCGTACATTGTTGTATTTGCCGCTGTAGGCATCGCTGCAGTAATGATCAAAATATCTTTCACCATCTCATCCACCGGTAAAGGAATGGTTAGAAAATATGCAATAATCGGCGCCAGCAGCAAGCGAAACACAACCGCCAAGCTTACACGACCAAACTCCAGATCTCCAAGTTTAATTTTAGCCAATTGCATACCTAATACAACCATAATGGTCGGAATCGTCGCATCCGCTACCATATCAATTGCTGTCATCATTTGATCATTAACTGGTAAATGAAACAAATTTAATAAAATACCAAGTATGGCACCATACACTATTGGTACTCTCACGACATCTTTTAATGGCGAAATCTTGATCCTTCTTCCTTCCGCTCCACCTTTTGCCGCAAAATAGATACCAATTGTACACATAATTAGCGTCTGCAATACCATTAATATAATCGCGTAGTGAAAACCTTCCTCTCCAAACACGAGTAAAATAAGCGGAACACCATAGTTCCCATTATTCATAAAAACACTGGAAAGAACAAACCCACTTTTCACCTGTTGGTCCCATTTTCGTACATATCCTACCAGATAACTGAACAACAGACTAATGATACACAATACTAATAAGAATGCACCTAAATAAACATAATCCATATTCAGTTCATTTTGGTAAAATGTCCGAAACGCCAAAAACGGTGACATCAAATAAAGGGTCATCGTTGATATCGATTTAATATCTATTGGAAGAAACTTAATTCCTATATAACCGATTGCAAAAATACTAAATATCGGGATCAACACACCGATAAATTCCATCTTATCACACCATTTCTGTTATGATTTTCCGAATGGCAGCAGATGATACAATAGCATCATCACCGTCCCTGCTGAAGTCAAAACTCCCATATAAGCATAGAGCGAAGAACCGCCTAAGTTGTCCATCATAAAACCACCCAACAGTGAGCCTATAATACCAG is a genomic window of Gracilibacillus salinarum containing:
- a CDS encoding amino acid ABC transporter permease is translated as MDFRFDIIVEYFPFFMKGMGLTILMSVIGVLMGCILGFFIALGKMSSVWIVRLPFVWYINFLRGTPLLVQLFLFHYAVLPTVIGETTPVISVIVTLSLNSSAYVAEIFRAGLQSIDKGQAEAAHSLGMNKFQVMRHVLLPQAFKRSIPPLGNEFIVLLKDSSLGAMIAAQEILYWGRAASGQYLRVWEPYLMVALLYLILTLGLTYLLNYIERRFDVK
- a CDS encoding basic amino acid ABC transporter substrate-binding protein, with protein sequence MNRWIKGFAVLLLAVLVACGTDDSADQNNGSDKPTLKVVTEAGFMPFTYLDKGEVVGFDIDLLAAVMEEAGYNYELENVGWDAMLLSVEQGDADLAIAGVTVNEERKQSYDFSSPYFESTHKIIFRSGENITSGQDIKDLKVGVQSGTTGAEAVEKILGKNADNISKYDSNTLALTSLQSGDVDAVVTDNVVADEYVANNPEADVEMISDPDTFESEYYGIMFPKGSDIKEDIDAALQTLIENGTYAEIYKEWFGVEPDTAALEQ
- a CDS encoding AEC family transporter, whose product is MEFIGVLIPIFSIFAIGYIGIKFLPIDIKSISTMTLYLMSPFLAFRTFYQNELNMDYVYLGAFLLVLCIISLLFSYLVGYVRKWDQQVKSGFVLSSVFMNNGNYGVPLILLVFGEEGFHYAIILMVLQTLIMCTIGIYFAAKGGAEGRRIKISPLKDVVRVPIVYGAILGILLNLFHLPVNDQMMTAIDMVADATIPTIMVVLGMQLAKIKLGDLEFGRVSLAVVFRLLLAPIIAYFLTIPLPVDEMVKDILIITAAMPTAANTTMYALQFGSRPGFVSSVTLITTLLSLITLPLLLTILV